The Verrucomicrobiota bacterium JB022 genome contains a region encoding:
- a CDS encoding metal ABC transporter permease: MDLIPAFDFQRVFVEPWQIDFAGSLQMVLMAFFVSAASGLIGTFLLLRRMALMGDTISHSLLPGIVAAFFISGSRATLPMFIGAAVAGILTVLLVEYIHKSSRVKADAAMGITFSSFFALGVLAIAVFADQIDLDADCVLYGELEFIPLFYPVEFLGLPLGTVPLVRMGLVLLGLVALIVAFYRPLVVNTFDPGLGRSLGLKPKTFHYGMMFVLSLVIVSAFEAVGPIVVIAMLIIPGASALLVASRLPHVLLVSVLLSALYAISGFHLAVWLDTTTSGAVATVALGYFLLIWAGRLLWQRGQQRAAAHEKTAPAIEAA, encoded by the coding sequence ATGGACTTGATTCCCGCCTTCGATTTTCAACGTGTATTCGTGGAGCCTTGGCAGATCGACTTTGCCGGCAGTCTGCAGATGGTGCTGATGGCGTTCTTCGTCTCGGCCGCCAGCGGGCTCATCGGCACCTTTCTGCTCCTGCGTCGCATGGCGCTGATGGGCGATACGATCAGCCACAGCCTGTTGCCGGGCATCGTGGCGGCGTTCTTCATTTCGGGCTCCCGGGCGACACTGCCGATGTTCATCGGGGCGGCGGTGGCGGGCATCCTCACGGTGCTGCTGGTCGAATACATCCACAAGAGCAGTCGCGTGAAGGCCGACGCCGCCATGGGCATCACCTTTTCCAGCTTCTTTGCGCTGGGGGTGCTGGCGATTGCCGTCTTTGCCGACCAGATCGACTTGGATGCGGACTGCGTGCTGTATGGCGAGCTGGAGTTTATCCCGCTCTTCTACCCGGTAGAGTTCCTGGGGCTGCCCTTGGGGACTGTGCCGTTGGTACGGATGGGGCTGGTGCTGCTCGGGCTGGTGGCGCTGATCGTGGCGTTTTATCGTCCGCTGGTGGTCAATACCTTCGACCCTGGGCTGGGGCGTTCGCTGGGCCTCAAGCCCAAGACCTTCCACTACGGCATGATGTTCGTGCTCTCGCTCGTCATCGTCAGCGCCTTCGAGGCAGTCGGGCCGATCGTGGTCATCGCCATGCTGATCATCCCGGGCGCGAGCGCGTTGCTGGTGGCGAGTCGCCTGCCGCACGTGCTGCTGGTCAGCGTTCTACTGTCGGCGCTATATGCGATCAGCGGCTTCCACCTCGCCGTATGGCTCGATACGACCACTTCGGGGGCGGTGGCGACTGTTGCCCTCGGCTACTTCCTGCTGATCTGGGCCGGTCGACTGCTTTGGCAACGTGGCCAGCAGCGGGCCGCTGCGCACGAAAAAACCGCCCCGGCAATCGAGGCGGCTTAG
- a CDS encoding type II toxin-antitoxin system RelE/ParE family toxin: MSTYRVSLSDEFIAELRKEVLYSRKQWGDAHSKQYFAELELHCRSVLGSAPSAFSRPRVPGTGYLKWKGHLILFEIDERQKEVRLLDLYGRHRYFELYRRMEGGSL, encoded by the coding sequence ATGAGCACATATAGGGTCTCGCTTTCCGACGAATTCATCGCTGAGTTGCGGAAAGAAGTGCTCTATTCCCGCAAACAGTGGGGCGATGCGCACTCAAAGCAGTATTTTGCCGAACTGGAGCTACACTGCCGTTCCGTTTTGGGCAGTGCACCCTCCGCTTTTAGTCGGCCACGTGTACCCGGCACCGGCTACCTGAAATGGAAAGGGCATCTGATCCTTTTTGAAATCGATGAGCGGCAGAAGGAGGTTCGTCTGCTCGACCTATATGGGCGACATCGGTACTTTGAGCTGTATCGGCGTATGGAAGGGGGAAGTCTCTAG
- a CDS encoding DUF2384 domain-containing protein codes for MSAIQELVELSPKEQINLIRAGISTAVFDAVAETYGLSREAFADKLGLSIRTVNRKKKDGAHLGHVESERVLRAARLHHLARILYATDEAAGAWLSEPTPAFGGAAMLELVDTDIGYDQVHGYVLGLAHGVFQ; via the coding sequence ATGAGCGCGATTCAAGAACTGGTGGAACTGTCGCCCAAGGAGCAGATCAATCTAATCCGCGCGGGGATTTCGACTGCTGTGTTTGACGCGGTGGCGGAGACTTATGGCCTCTCGCGCGAGGCTTTTGCCGACAAGCTTGGGCTCTCGATCCGTACGGTCAACCGTAAGAAGAAAGACGGTGCGCACCTCGGCCACGTTGAGTCGGAGCGGGTGTTGCGAGCTGCCCGTCTGCACCACCTCGCGCGTATCCTGTATGCGACGGACGAGGCTGCAGGCGCCTGGTTGAGCGAACCCACGCCGGCTTTCGGCGGGGCTGCCATGCTGGAGCTCGTCGATACCGACATCGGCTACGATCAAGTCCACGGCTACGTGCTCGGCCTCGCCCATGGCGTCTTCCAGTAA
- a CDS encoding peroxiredoxin: protein MLKAEPLSKGAEAPALQVTTHEGKTLDLAEAYAEGPVLVYFYPKADTPGCTAQACNLRDHFEAVKDAGITVIGVSADGVDAQKAFAEKYHLPFTLVADHDKKLGKAFGVDSIMGRVFSRQSFLVVDGKVVWSDLKATPDSQAQDAVAALESYRKEHHS from the coding sequence ATGCTTAAAGCCGAGCCACTTTCCAAGGGTGCCGAAGCTCCGGCGCTGCAAGTGACCACGCACGAGGGCAAGACGCTCGACCTTGCCGAGGCCTATGCCGAAGGCCCCGTGCTCGTCTATTTCTACCCGAAGGCCGATACGCCCGGCTGCACGGCCCAGGCCTGCAACCTGCGCGACCACTTCGAAGCCGTGAAAGACGCCGGCATCACCGTGATCGGCGTCAGTGCCGACGGCGTGGACGCCCAAAAGGCCTTCGCCGAGAAATACCACCTGCCCTTTACCCTCGTGGCCGACCACGACAAGAAGCTTGGCAAGGCCTTCGGTGTCGACTCGATTATGGGCCGCGTCTTCTCGCGCCAGTCATTCCTCGTCGTCGACGGCAAGGTCGTGTGGAGCGACCTCAAGGCCACGCCCGATTCCCAGGCCCAGGACGCCGTCGCCGCCCTCGAAAGCTACCGCAAAGAGCACCACAGCTGA
- a CDS encoding zinc ABC transporter substrate-binding protein: protein MRASVFWIGRLLGLAALLGVLAPGLAAKLQVVATTTMVADLARQVGEDAVEVEALMGAGVDPHLYKPTRRDIVALRRADVVLFNGLHLEGRMTDVLRVMEGSGRPVAAIGEAVPEDLRLHPEAFEGHPDPHIWGDPLLWKRTVPAVVEAFAKADPANAAAYRERGQRAEAELDALHAWAQGRVDELPPERRVLITSHDAYNYFGRSFGFEVIGVQGISTVTEAGLADVARLIDYIRDKKIPAIFVESSVSPRTIRRVSEDSGAKVGGELFSDALGTLGDMAEAHGETYDLGTYRGMIKHNVNTIVDALK from the coding sequence ATGCGAGCAAGCGTATTTTGGATTGGAAGGCTGTTGGGTCTGGCGGCCCTGCTGGGTGTGCTGGCTCCGGGCCTGGCGGCCAAGCTGCAAGTGGTCGCCACGACGACGATGGTGGCCGATCTCGCCCGTCAGGTGGGGGAAGATGCCGTAGAAGTCGAAGCGTTGATGGGCGCGGGCGTCGACCCGCACCTTTACAAGCCGACCCGTCGCGACATCGTGGCGCTGCGCCGGGCCGATGTGGTGCTCTTCAACGGGCTGCACCTCGAAGGGCGCATGACTGATGTGCTGCGGGTGATGGAGGGCTCCGGGCGGCCGGTGGCTGCGATTGGCGAAGCGGTCCCGGAGGATCTGCGGCTGCATCCAGAGGCTTTTGAAGGCCATCCCGACCCGCATATCTGGGGCGATCCGCTGCTGTGGAAGCGCACGGTGCCCGCCGTCGTGGAGGCCTTTGCCAAGGCCGACCCCGCCAATGCTGCCGCCTACCGCGAGCGCGGCCAGCGGGCCGAGGCCGAGCTGGACGCGCTGCACGCCTGGGCGCAGGGCCGCGTAGACGAGCTGCCGCCCGAGCGCCGCGTCCTCATCACGAGCCACGACGCCTACAACTATTTTGGCCGCTCCTTCGGCTTTGAAGTGATCGGGGTGCAGGGCATCTCGACCGTGACCGAGGCCGGGCTGGCCGACGTGGCGCGGTTGATCGACTACATCCGCGACAAGAAGATCCCCGCCATCTTTGTCGAAAGCTCGGTCTCGCCCCGCACGATCCGCCGCGTCAGCGAAGACTCGGGGGCGAAGGTCGGCGGCGAACTCTTTTCCGATGCCTTGGGCACCCTTGGCGACATGGCCGAGGCCCACGGCGAGACATATGACCTCGGAACCTACCGGGGCATGATCAAACACAACGTCAACACCATCGTGGACGCGCTCAAATAG
- a CDS encoding metal ABC transporter permease codes for MSRRRIFLLGLWLLLPALLWGAKIGDLTDVNWQDQALRFLSFQDASVRYVVVGCGLLGLSCGLMGSFILVRKLSLMGDTLSHAVLPGVALGFMWNMTKDPLAIFVGAVVVGLIGTLLTNLVRRTTLLKEDAALGLVLGGFYGAGIMLVRMVQNLPEGNKAGLDKFFFGQAAALGQGDVVLIATVTGLAVLLVLLCYKELLATSFDMDFARALGLPAGVFHYLVMLLLTFAVVVSLQAVGIVLVSALLITPAATAYLLTDRMHRMLWLAAAFGLVSGILGAFLSFLENSLPTGPLIVLSATLVFIVAFLFGPHHGVVPRLVRRFHRDRKIQRENTLKAIFQVRENADFAHAAVTLGELAQRRNQSLNDAEHDVRQLLQAGLATFDASQAGGMVDQRRLMLTPKGWEEACRIVRNHRLWELYLTHAASIQSDHVHDDADIIEHILGDDVVRQLERRLDYPSRDPHGKLIPGRQDLDPHPHTH; via the coding sequence ATGTCCCGGCGACGCATTTTCCTTCTCGGCTTATGGCTGCTGCTGCCCGCGCTGCTCTGGGGCGCGAAGATCGGCGACCTGACCGACGTGAACTGGCAAGACCAGGCGCTGCGTTTCCTGAGTTTTCAGGACGCGAGCGTGCGCTACGTCGTGGTCGGCTGTGGTCTGCTCGGGCTCTCCTGCGGGCTCATGGGCAGCTTCATCCTCGTGCGCAAGCTCTCGCTGATGGGCGACACGCTCTCGCACGCTGTGTTGCCGGGGGTCGCGCTCGGCTTCATGTGGAACATGACCAAAGACCCGCTGGCGATCTTCGTCGGCGCGGTGGTGGTGGGCTTGATTGGCACGCTGCTGACTAACCTCGTGCGGCGGACCACGCTGCTCAAGGAAGATGCCGCGCTCGGGCTGGTGCTGGGCGGGTTTTACGGCGCGGGTATCATGCTCGTTCGCATGGTCCAGAACCTGCCGGAGGGCAACAAGGCGGGCCTCGACAAGTTTTTCTTCGGTCAGGCGGCTGCACTGGGGCAGGGCGACGTGGTGCTGATCGCCACCGTCACCGGCCTCGCGGTGCTGCTCGTGCTGCTCTGCTACAAGGAGCTGCTGGCAACGAGCTTCGACATGGACTTTGCGCGCGCACTGGGCCTGCCCGCGGGCGTGTTCCACTACCTCGTGATGCTGCTGCTCACGTTTGCGGTGGTCGTGTCGCTGCAGGCGGTGGGCATCGTGCTCGTTTCGGCACTCCTGATCACTCCGGCGGCGACGGCCTACCTTTTGACCGATCGCATGCACCGGATGCTGTGGCTGGCGGCGGCTTTCGGGCTCGTTTCGGGTATCTTGGGCGCCTTCCTGTCATTCCTCGAAAACAGCCTGCCGACGGGGCCGCTGATCGTGCTCTCCGCCACGCTGGTCTTTATCGTGGCGTTCCTCTTCGGCCCGCACCACGGGGTGGTTCCGCGACTGGTTCGCCGTTTCCACCGCGACCGCAAGATCCAGCGCGAGAACACGCTCAAGGCGATCTTCCAGGTGCGCGAGAACGCCGACTTTGCTCATGCTGCCGTCACGCTGGGGGAGCTGGCGCAGCGCCGCAACCAGTCGCTCAACGATGCTGAGCACGACGTGCGGCAGCTCTTGCAGGCGGGATTGGCTACGTTCGACGCTTCGCAAGCGGGCGGCATGGTCGACCAGCGCCGTTTGATGCTGACCCCAAAGGGTTGGGAGGAGGCTTGCCGCATCGTGCGCAACCACCGCCTCTGGGAGCTCTACCTGACGCACGCGGCCTCCATCCAGTCCGACCACGTGCACGACGATGCCGACATTATCGAGCACATCCTGGGCGACGACGTGGTGCGGCAGCTCGAACGTCGACTCGACTACCCTTCGCGCGACCCCCACGGCAAGCTGATCCCGGGGCGTCAAGACCTCGATCCGCACCCGCATACCCATTGA
- a CDS encoding cyclic nucleotide-binding domain-containing protein: protein MQQEIEVSPGQTIIQQGEEGIGFFILKSGTLEVYKDDVLLAMLMYPGTVFGEMGGILGRPRTCTIRAKTQVSIIHVQMETVEELVHEQPEIAIKIIKTLANRLDRTTQKLIDTALENPVWAAR, encoded by the coding sequence ATGCAGCAAGAGATCGAAGTCTCGCCCGGCCAAACGATCATTCAGCAAGGCGAAGAGGGTATTGGCTTTTTCATCCTCAAAAGCGGCACCCTCGAAGTCTACAAGGACGACGTGCTGCTCGCGATGCTGATGTATCCCGGCACCGTCTTCGGCGAAATGGGCGGCATCCTCGGCCGCCCCCGCACCTGTACCATCCGCGCCAAGACGCAGGTCTCCATCATCCACGTGCAGATGGAGACGGTGGAAGAGCTGGTGCACGAGCAGCCCGAGATCGCGATCAAGATCATCAAGACCCTCGCCAACCGCCTCGACCGCACGACGCAAAAGCTGATCGACACCGCGCTCGAAAACCCGGTGTGGGCGGCGCGGTAG
- a CDS encoding metal-dependent transcriptional regulator yields MATPTSTVEDYLKEIYLAQERQGDRPVAMGEVARSLGVVPGTATAMIKNLARRGWAEYSPRVGVRLTDDGEAMALNMIRRHRLLELFLVKTLGLDWSEIHEEAEQLEHAISERVLDAMDNFLGRPTTDPHGDPIPSANGKMRKRKLVALHECPVGESAKVARITDQDSDFLQFVEVQGLKPGTELTVKGRLPGADATTIELGTTTVTLGTRAAEKILVEVQ; encoded by the coding sequence ATGGCGACTCCCACTTCCACCGTCGAAGATTACCTGAAGGAGATCTACCTCGCGCAGGAGCGGCAGGGCGACCGACCCGTCGCAATGGGCGAAGTGGCGCGCAGCCTGGGCGTCGTGCCCGGTACCGCCACCGCCATGATCAAGAACCTCGCACGCCGCGGCTGGGCCGAGTATTCCCCCCGCGTGGGGGTGCGGCTGACGGACGACGGCGAGGCGATGGCACTCAACATGATCCGCCGCCACCGCCTGCTGGAACTCTTCCTCGTGAAAACGCTCGGGCTCGACTGGTCGGAGATCCACGAAGAGGCGGAGCAGCTCGAGCACGCCATCTCCGAGCGGGTGCTGGATGCGATGGACAATTTCCTTGGCCGCCCGACCACCGACCCGCATGGCGACCCGATCCCGAGCGCCAACGGCAAGATGCGCAAGCGCAAGCTGGTGGCGCTGCACGAGTGCCCGGTGGGTGAAAGCGCCAAAGTGGCCCGCATCACCGATCAGGACAGTGATTTCCTGCAATTCGTTGAAGTCCAGGGGCTCAAACCCGGCACCGAGCTGACGGTCAAGGGTCGCCTGCCCGGTGCCGACGCTACCACGATCGAACTCGGCACGACCACCGTCACCCTCGGCACCCGCGCGGCCGAGAAGATCCTCGTGGAAGTACAGTAG
- a CDS encoding RES family NAD+ phosphorylase — protein sequence MRGFRLGTKPFASAVKDAFGGMGAFYAGGRWNPPGCRMVYLAEVLSLSALEVLVHLRQGKVSREFVFWEAKLPDNAVTAATNLPEDWATNLEATRAWGEAWAASKDAPAVLVPSVIVPTEQNMLVNPEHPDFDLKWVVRGPEPFNFDPRLVMP from the coding sequence ATGCGTGGCTTTAGACTTGGGACGAAACCCTTCGCCTCGGCGGTGAAGGATGCATTTGGCGGAATGGGTGCGTTTTATGCGGGAGGCCGTTGGAATCCTCCCGGCTGCCGCATGGTTTATCTGGCGGAGGTGCTGTCGCTCAGCGCCCTGGAGGTGCTGGTCCACCTGCGTCAGGGAAAGGTATCGCGCGAGTTCGTCTTTTGGGAAGCGAAGCTGCCGGACAACGCGGTGACTGCGGCAACCAACCTTCCGGAAGACTGGGCGACCAATCTGGAAGCGACCCGGGCCTGGGGTGAGGCATGGGCAGCAAGCAAGGATGCTCCGGCTGTGCTGGTGCCTAGCGTCATCGTGCCGACCGAGCAGAATATGCTCGTGAATCCAGAGCATCCCGATTTCGACCTGAAATGGGTGGTACGCGGGCCAGAACCCTTTAATTTTGATCCGCGCCTGGTGATGCCCTAA
- a CDS encoding excinuclease ABC subunit UvrC, translated as MPPPDQSKLKEKVRRLPESPGVYLMKDRFGSVLYVGKAKRLKHRVSSYFQRSRRHQLQQPKVVAMLDLIYDFDYIEVNSESEALLLEGRLIKEWKPKYNTDFTDDKRFLLVRVDVENPLPRFRLVRFRQSEQSLYFGPFAHAGRLRKTLGELRLKYGILLSDASPTRQEDGTWRLYDDVRAEIYGHENVLTEEDYQERVRAACVFLEGKSREWLADLEDEMRKAAENREFERAAELRDVLFALKGTIERTRKFTRRDVLKPTNTNTEPVLDALAEALKLPHPPKHIECFDISHVSGTFCVASMVHFTDGLPDKANYRRFKIKTFIGNDDFRSMEEVVGRRYRRLHEEGKPFPDLVVIDGGRGQVGAALKAFLMHELEPPPLIGLAKKEETIHFSDAREPLQLPNHSAPRLLLQRIRDEAHRFANTFNAELRRKRMKETVLHEFDGLGPVRREALWERFKNLPRLKQATVDELQLVEGIGPKLAQRLHEFLQKA; from the coding sequence ATGCCACCCCCTGACCAGAGTAAACTCAAGGAAAAAGTTCGCCGCCTGCCGGAGAGCCCGGGCGTATACCTGATGAAGGACCGCTTTGGCTCCGTCTTGTACGTCGGCAAGGCGAAGCGGCTGAAGCACCGCGTGAGCAGCTATTTCCAGCGTTCGCGCCGCCACCAGCTGCAACAACCCAAGGTCGTGGCCATGCTCGACCTGATCTACGACTTCGACTACATCGAGGTAAACAGCGAGAGCGAAGCCCTGTTGCTCGAAGGTCGGCTGATCAAGGAGTGGAAGCCGAAGTACAATACCGACTTTACCGACGACAAGCGCTTCCTGCTCGTACGCGTCGACGTGGAAAACCCGCTGCCCCGCTTCCGCCTCGTGCGCTTTCGGCAAAGCGAGCAGAGCCTCTACTTCGGGCCCTTTGCCCACGCCGGGCGCCTGCGCAAGACGCTGGGCGAGCTGCGCCTGAAATACGGCATCCTCCTCAGTGACGCCTCCCCCACCCGTCAGGAAGACGGCACCTGGCGGCTCTACGACGACGTGCGCGCGGAGATCTACGGTCACGAAAACGTGCTGACCGAAGAGGATTACCAGGAGCGGGTGCGCGCAGCCTGCGTCTTCCTCGAAGGCAAGAGCCGCGAATGGCTGGCCGATCTGGAAGACGAGATGCGCAAGGCGGCCGAAAATCGCGAGTTCGAGCGGGCGGCGGAGCTGCGCGACGTGCTCTTTGCCCTCAAGGGCACGATCGAACGCACCCGCAAATTTACCCGACGCGACGTGCTCAAGCCGACCAATACCAATACCGAGCCGGTGCTGGACGCACTCGCGGAAGCCCTCAAGCTGCCCCACCCGCCCAAGCACATCGAGTGCTTCGACATCTCGCACGTCAGCGGCACCTTCTGCGTCGCCTCGATGGTCCACTTTACCGACGGCCTGCCCGACAAGGCCAATTACCGCCGCTTCAAGATCAAGACCTTCATCGGCAACGACGACTTTCGCTCGATGGAAGAAGTGGTGGGCCGCCGCTACCGCCGCCTGCACGAGGAAGGCAAGCCCTTCCCCGACCTGGTGGTGATCGACGGCGGGCGTGGGCAAGTCGGCGCGGCCCTGAAGGCCTTCCTGATGCACGAGCTGGAGCCTCCCCCCTTGATCGGCCTCGCCAAAAAGGAGGAAACCATCCACTTCAGCGACGCACGAGAGCCCTTGCAGCTCCCCAACCACAGCGCGCCCCGCCTCTTGCTGCAGCGCATCCGCGACGAGGCTCACCGTTTTGCCAACACCTTTAATGCCGAGCTGCGCCGCAAACGCATGAAAGAGACGGTGCTGCACGAGTTTGATGGACTCGGCCCCGTCCGCCGGGAAGCGTTATGGGAGCGCTTCAAAAATCTCCCCCGCCTCAAGCAGGCGACCGTGGATGAGTTGCAACTGGTCGAAGGCATAGGCCCAAAGCTTGCGCAACGCCTCCATGAATTTCTGCAGAAGGCTTGA
- a CDS encoding metal ABC transporter ATP-binding protein, producing the protein MLFSRADTANPAASAPQSGAPPLEIHDLTVAYRKKPVLYGIDLQVPAGQLVGIVGPNGAGKSTLIKACMGIVPASSGWVKFFGLPFKKAVTRIGYVPQRESVDWDFPVNALDVVLMGRFGRLGLFRRPGKDDIEIARACLDRVKMLPYADRQIANLSGGQQQRVFLARALAQESDLYFMDEPFVGVDAATESAIIEILRELRDRGKTILVVHHDLPTAQTYFDRLVLINMRLVTYGKTEDVFTEENLQRAYGGRLTILSSVADTRSRETNLRG; encoded by the coding sequence ATGCTCTTTTCGCGCGCTGATACCGCCAACCCCGCCGCCTCTGCCCCGCAAAGCGGAGCGCCGCCGCTCGAAATCCACGACCTCACGGTCGCCTACCGCAAGAAACCCGTGCTCTACGGGATCGACTTGCAGGTGCCGGCCGGGCAACTCGTGGGCATCGTAGGCCCCAACGGCGCGGGCAAATCGACACTGATCAAGGCCTGCATGGGCATCGTGCCGGCCAGTAGCGGTTGGGTGAAGTTTTTCGGCCTGCCCTTCAAGAAGGCCGTGACGCGCATCGGCTACGTGCCGCAGCGGGAGAGCGTCGACTGGGACTTCCCGGTCAACGCGCTCGATGTGGTGTTGATGGGTCGCTTTGGGCGGCTCGGCCTGTTCCGCCGCCCGGGCAAGGACGATATCGAGATCGCCCGCGCCTGTCTCGATCGCGTCAAGATGCTGCCTTACGCCGACCGCCAGATCGCGAACCTTTCCGGCGGCCAGCAGCAACGGGTCTTCCTCGCGCGCGCCCTCGCCCAGGAGAGCGACCTCTACTTCATGGACGAGCCGTTTGTTGGGGTGGATGCGGCGACGGAATCGGCCATCATCGAAATCCTGCGCGAGCTGCGCGACCGCGGGAAGACGATCCTCGTGGTGCACCACGACTTGCCGACTGCCCAGACTTATTTCGACCGGCTGGTGCTGATCAACATGCGCCTCGTCACCTATGGGAAGACGGAAGACGTCTTTACGGAGGAAAATCTGCAGCGGGCCTACGGCGGGCGGCTCACGATCCTCAGTTCCGTGGCTGATACGCGCTCCCGCGAAACCAACCTGCGCGGTTAG
- a CDS encoding type II toxin-antitoxin system ParD family antitoxin codes for MQVDLPPQLEEQIRRRIAAGRYRSASEVVEAALHQYFARPTEEEVMDRAFELIEEERQKGRYRNFHDFSAFAATVNEALESADDEHI; via the coding sequence ATGCAGGTCGATTTGCCGCCGCAGTTGGAGGAACAGATCCGCCGCCGGATCGCGGCCGGGCGCTACCGCTCGGCCAGCGAAGTGGTGGAAGCGGCCCTGCATCAGTATTTCGCCCGCCCCACCGAGGAAGAGGTGATGGATCGTGCTTTTGAACTGATCGAAGAAGAGCGCCAAAAAGGGCGTTACCGCAATTTCCACGACTTCAGTGCCTTCGCGGCGACAGTCAACGAAGCCTTGGAGAGTGCGGACGATGAGCACATATAG